In one Asterias amurensis chromosome 9, ASM3211899v1 genomic region, the following are encoded:
- the LOC139942196 gene encoding dual oxidase maturation factor 1-like encodes MGTPYSAFREDGRATAYQENKTAVSADVTFAGFVYAFFIVSISLVVILPGIRGKNGIFAAIRFFIAAFIGATILLSLYGQDWESAVQHNVTTQYRAFIKDEIEADIGVHIGLTNVNITLKGVPEYPQHGEVKGERINYNERFTFCCRQGRQGYSQFAGRINQEFRAAQWSGKPYPVLWIVEYFVFDAEDIRWGRTYRLAGFYTYLTLWTAFPLWVIAIVTSFMVVRYSGLFLLLTGGCLLTGNIIYSLIRYGSTELIIPFGAEHVLVFSKGGSFYLCMVGGIVSSLAGLAIIFLDDMFPFKMATFFNVDPLQDYQDTFENPKHLSNFPDSWRLDDDDETPKNGSPRKEKQRPMSVLNDDPRVDKLASEALDKRSSEMYQGDMYINVGEMHQSFVSGRKSLFKKNKLKRRPASNEMDDVDNAEDWAGNTSSKQLLHKPSQVRFSVKGFGGKPRTDDSVAMDTMTNTSSLPVKMSQLHEEPDDEGSDANNVTEEAPENPATEAILDAQYAFSNQINIEDE; translated from the exons ATGGGTACGCCTTATAGTGCCTTCAGAGAGGATGGACGGGCCACTGCATATCAAGAAAACAAGACAGCCGTTTCCGCTGATGTAACTTTTGCTGGATTTGTCTACGCGTTTTTCATCGTGAGCATTTCGCTCGTCGTCATCTTGCCCGGAATACGTGGGAAAAAC GGAATATTTGCTGCTATTCGGTTCTTCATCGCCGCATTTATTGGTGCAACCATACTCT TATCCTTATATGGTCAAGACTGGGAGTCTGCTGTGCAGCATAACGTCACTACACAGTACAGAGCCTTTATCAAGGATGAGATCGAGGCTGATATAGGGGTACATATTGGACTTACTAATGTTAACATCACACTCAAAG GTGTGCCGGAATACCCACAGCATGGTGAGGTTAAAGGAGAAAGAATCAACTACAATGAACGCTTCACTTTCTGCTGTAGACAGGGCAGGCAGGGATACAGCCAATTCG CCGGTCGCATCAACCAGGAGTTCCGCGCTGCACAGTGGTCCGGCAAGCCCTATCCCGTTCTGTGGATTGTAGAGTATTTCGTGTTTGATGCAGAGGACATCCGTTGGGGCCGAACATACAGGCTGGCTGGTTTCTACACATATCTCACGCTATG GACTGCGTTCCCACTATGGGTGATAGCAATAGTTACTTCCTTCATGGTGGTACGATACAGCGGGTTGTTCCTGCTCCTTACTGGTGGCTGCCTATTGACTGGTAACATCATCTACTCACTCATACGATACGGTTCGACGGAACTGATCATTCCCTTCGGTGCTGAACATG TGTTGGTGTTTTCGAAAGGCGGTTCTTTCTACTTGTGCATGGTTGGAG GAATCGTTTCATCGCTTGCCGGCCTCGCCATCATCTTCCTAGATGACATGTTTCCTTTTAAGATGGCAACTTTCTTCAACGTTGATCCCCTTCAGGACTACCAGGACACCTTCGAAAACCCAAAACATCTTAGCAACTTTCCAGATAGCTGGCGTCTTGACGACGATGACGAGACACCAAAGAACGGGAGCCCACGCAAGGAGAAGCAGCGTCCCATGTCCGTGCTGAACGACGATCCTCGGGTCGATAAACTTGCTTCTGAGGCGCTAGACAAGCGTTCCTCGGAGATGTACCAAGGAGATATGTACATCAATGTTGGAGAG ATGCATCAGAGCTTCGTTTCTGGCAGAAAGTCCCTGTTCAAAAAGAACAAGCTAAAAAGACGCCCAGCGTCCAATGAGATGGACGATGTTGACAATGCTGAAGACTGGGCTGGTAATACATCTTCAAAGCAACTACTCCATAAACCATCACAAGTCAG GTTTAGCGTCAAGGGATTCGGTGGCAAGCCAAGAACGGACGACTCAGTTGCCATGGATACTATGACCAACACGTCAAGCTTGCCGGTCAAGATGAGCCAATTACACGAGGAACCCGACGATGAAGGGAGTGATGCAAACAACGTTACCGAGGAAGCACCCGAAAACCCAGCTACTGAAGCCATCTTAGACGCACAATATGCATTCAGTAACCAGATCAATATTGAGGACGAATAA